The following nucleotide sequence is from Eubacterium sp. 1001713B170207_170306_E7.
GAGGAAGTGGCGAAACAGGGGCTTCAGGATCAGATCAGGCTGAAGCGGGGCATCATCGGCTCAGAACGCTGGGGCGATAAAATGCGTAAGCGCATCGTAGATGAGCTGGGGATTGAAATCTTTGATATTTATGGTCTGACCGAAATCTATGGGCCGGGTATTTCCATTGACTGCCATCACCACTGCGGCATGCATTATTGGGATGATTACCTCTTTATGGAAATCATTGATCCCGACACACTGGAGCCGGTGGAGGAAGGCGCTTATGGCGAGATGGTGCTCACGACTCTGCACAAAGAAGGCGGACCGCTGCTGCGCTACCGCACCCATGATATCACCCGCTTTATCCCAGGCCCATGTCCTTGCGGCTCGGAGCATCCGAGACACGACCGTATTGTGGGCAGAACCGATGATATGGTCAAGGTAAAGGCCGTCAACATTTATCCGGGACAGATCGACGAACTGTTAAAGGAGATTGATGGCGTCAGTTCAGAATACCAGGCCATTGTGGCGAATGAAAACGGCAAGGATGTGGTTCATCTGCGGTTTGAAGTCGAGAACGGGGTGGATAAGGAGGATATCCAGAGAGAGGTCAATTACCAGTTCAAATCTAAAATTGGCATCACGGTTATCCCGGAGGCAGGCTTTATCGGCTCGCTGCCGCGGTCAGAAAAGAAATCTGTCAGAATCATCGATAACCGGTTTGAATAGGCTTTTCAGGTTTAAGTTTCGCTTAAACATCAGTGAATAACCAGTAAAATTTCAGAAAAATCTCGAAAAAGCATAGAGACTCTGATATAATATTAAAAAATGTAAGGAGTGTGCACAAAACTCAAGATGAAAAATAAAAAGAATAAGTCAAACCGTTTTAAGGTTATTTTACATGAAGTATCCGACGATGGCGCGGGAACGAAGATCATAGAAGATACAGAGACTGGTATTACTTATCTTTACTGTTATGGTGAAGGCGGCGCAGGGTTAACGGTCCTGCTGGATGAAGAAGGCGAACCCGCCGTGGCCCCTGAAAGATAACAGATATATTTTAAATAGACGATCCTCCTGTATGGGCAGGAGGATTTTTTTGTGTAAAGAGTTAGTCAAAAATAACAATTTTAATGATAATCAAAGGAAAAGTGGGTATAATTAAAGATAGCGAAATAGGAAACTAACACAGGAGGAAAAAGAATGAGTACATATATTGAAGATATTATGGCACGTGAGGTGCTGGATTCAAGAGGAAATCCCACGATTGAGGTGGATGTTTATCTGGAAGACGGCTCCATGGGCAGAAGCATGGTGCCATCCGGCGCCTCAACCGGCGCTTTTGAAGCGGTGGAACTGCGTGATGGTGATAACAGCCGTTATATGGGAAAGGGCGTTTTAAAAGCCGTTAAAAATGTTAATTATATGGCCGAACATCTGGTGGGAATGGACGCTTTGGACCAGGTCGCTCTGGATGAAGCCATGATCGCCATTGACGGTACCCCGAATAAAGGGAAAATGGGCGCAAATGCAATCCTGGGTATTTCCATGGCCAATGCTTACGCAGCCGCCGAATCTCTGGGGCTGCCGCTGTTCAGATATTTGGGCGGCGTCAACGGCAAGATACTGCCGACCCCGATGATGAACATTCTGAACGGCGGAGAACACGCCGACAATAATGTGGATATTCAGGAATTTATGATCATGCCAGTGGGCGCAAAAAACTTTTCTGAAGCGCTGCGCATGGGTTCAGAAATATTCCATAATCTGAAAAAAGTGCTGCAGAAAAAAGGACTGGTCACCAGCGTTGGTGATGAAGGCGGATTTGCGCCAAACCTTGAATCCAATGAGGAAGCCCTTGAAGCTATTATTGAAGGTATCCAGGCCGCCGGCTATCGTCCGGGAGACGATGTGCGTCTGGCCATGGACGTTGCGGCTTCTGAAATGTACAATAAGGAAAATGGAAAATACATATTAAAAGGTGAAGGCAAGGAGCTGACCACTGAAGAAATGATTGACTTCTATGAACGCCTGATCACCAAATACCCCATCATCTCCATTGAGGATGGCCTCGATGAGGAAGATTGGGAAGGCTGGAAAATTATGACCGAACGCCTTGGCAAAAAGATTCAGCTGGTTGGCGATGACCTCTTTGTCACAAATACCGAACGGTTGAAAAAAGGGATTGATCTTGGCGTTGCCAATTCGATTCTCATTAAAGTTAACCAGATCGGTACTCTGACAGAAACGCTGGACGCCATCGAAATGGCAAAACGCGCAGGCTATACGGCTATCGTCTCACACCGCTCCGGTGAAACAGAGGATGTGACCATTGCGGATCTGGTAGTTGCCATGAATGCCGGCCAGATAAAAACCGGCGCGCCGTCCCGGACAGACCGTGTGGCAAAATATAACCAGCTGCTCCGGATCGAGGAATATTTGGGACAGACAGCCATTTACGGCGGGATCAACTCTTTCTATAATTTGAAAAATGTTTAAGTTAGAATTAAGGGCAGGGGCGTATCATAAGCATTGTAAGAGAATCCCCCTCTCTTTTACAAGAACAATCGAATAGCGACAGAACAAGGCCGGGAATTACAAAATTGTAATTCCCGGCCTTTTGTGTTCTGCTGAAGAATTGCCCACAGCTTATCCACAATTTACGCTGTATTTGTGGATAAGCTGTGCAGGATGTCCTCTTTGGGTTATGCACAATCTGTGCATAACTTGGGCTAAAGCTGTGGGTGCTTTTCAAAAATGATATCAAAATGTGTCATTTCCAAATCAGACCCGCATGGAAGCGCCCGGTCATAGCATTTGTTTCCGTACATTTCATGAACCTCGGAGACAGTGACCTTGTCATTGGCCAGGAAGGCGTCCATCATCTTGATCTTGCGCACAGTGTCGCCTACGGCTTGTTTGAAAAGCTGTGGATAACTGTCCGTAAAAGTTTCCCCAGTACAGGGATGCTTCCAGGGCTCCTCTGCGACATTAAG
It contains:
- a CDS encoding phenylacetate--CoA ligase, with protein sequence MIREPLEELKSLVSRLEASSPFYQRKFKENGIAAGDIKTMEDFRKLPFSDKDELRKAYPLGIQAVPDEEVVRIHSSSGTTGQPVIIPYTRKDVEDWAIMFERCYRYAGMDNKDRIQITPGYGLWTAGIGFQAGAERLGAMVIPMGPGNTQKQLKMLVDMQTTVLASTSSYALVLAEEVAKQGLQDQIRLKRGIIGSERWGDKMRKRIVDELGIEIFDIYGLTEIYGPGISIDCHHHCGMHYWDDYLFMEIIDPDTLEPVEEGAYGEMVLTTLHKEGGPLLRYRTHDITRFIPGPCPCGSEHPRHDRIVGRTDDMVKVKAVNIYPGQIDELLKEIDGVSSEYQAIVANENGKDVVHLRFEVENGVDKEDIQREVNYQFKSKIGITVIPEAGFIGSLPRSEKKSVRIIDNRFE
- the eno gene encoding phosphopyruvate hydratase; translation: MSTYIEDIMAREVLDSRGNPTIEVDVYLEDGSMGRSMVPSGASTGAFEAVELRDGDNSRYMGKGVLKAVKNVNYMAEHLVGMDALDQVALDEAMIAIDGTPNKGKMGANAILGISMANAYAAAESLGLPLFRYLGGVNGKILPTPMMNILNGGEHADNNVDIQEFMIMPVGAKNFSEALRMGSEIFHNLKKVLQKKGLVTSVGDEGGFAPNLESNEEALEAIIEGIQAAGYRPGDDVRLAMDVAASEMYNKENGKYILKGEGKELTTEEMIDFYERLITKYPIISIEDGLDEEDWEGWKIMTERLGKKIQLVGDDLFVTNTERLKKGIDLGVANSILIKVNQIGTLTETLDAIEMAKRAGYTAIVSHRSGETEDVTIADLVVAMNAGQIKTGAPSRTDRVAKYNQLLRIEEYLGQTAIYGGINSFYNLKNV
- a CDS encoding DUF6440 family protein, with the translated sequence MKNKKNKSNRFKVILHEVSDDGAGTKIIEDTETGITYLYCYGEGGAGLTVLLDEEGEPAVAPER